The DNA sequence GGACAACACGGATGCACCTCTAAGCACGATATTGGCAAGCTCATCCACGGAGTAGTAATCTAACTGTTCTACAATGCCAAACCTCCCCCTCAATGGAGCTGACAGCAACGTGGGCTTGGTAGTAGCTCCTATCAAGGTAAATTTCGGCAACGTCAACCTGATACTCCTGGCCATAGGCCCCTTCCCAATTATTATATTCAACGAGAAGTCCTCCATGGCCGAATAAAGGACCTCTTCCACATGAGGAGAAAGCCTGTGAATTTCGTCTATGAAAAGTACGTCCTTTAGCTTGAGGGATGACAGTATGGCTGCCAAATCTCCGGTACGGGAGATCGCGGGGCCTGTCGTGGTCTTAAGCTCGCCCCCCATCTCGCGGGCAATCACTCCCGCCAGGGTGGTCTTACCCAAACCCGGGGGTCCGCAAAAGAGCGAATGATCCAAAGGTTCATCCCTTGCCTTGGCCGCTTTTATGAATATGCTCAGTTTATTGACTACCTTGGCCTGGCCGACGAACTCATTCAGCCTTTGGGGTCTGATGAAGACGTCCTCCTCCATCGACAGCGGTTGCTCGCTCACCAGCCTGGCCGAACTTTTCTTCATATGACATCACTCCGAACTGCTATCCTATCAAAGCCCTTAAGGCCTGCTGAAGCAATTTTTCCTCCGACTGACATGCGATGTCTTGGCTTTTCTCCAAGATTCCTATAGCCTTGTTTATTTCTCCGTCGCTGAAATTAAGCTCCTTCAAGGCCAATCTGATTACCTGAAGTTTATCGTTTGCCTCAGGCAGGTCGGTTTCGCCTGCAAAAACCTTTTTAACCTTATCCTTTAATTCAAAACAGATTCTCTCTGCTGTCTTGTGACCTATGCCGGGAACCCTTTCCAGCCTCTCCGGATTTTGATCCTGTATGATCTTTACCAATTCAGGCGCCGACAGCCATCGAAGTATAGATATCGCCGTCCTGGCTCCCATGCCCTTTACGTTCTTTAACATCAAGAAAAATTCCCTTTCCGAATAATCGCCAAAGCCAAAGAGCAAAGGGCCGCTTTCGCTTATATGGAGGTAGACAGGCAGGGTCACCTTATCTCCCACCCTACATAAGGAGAGGGCTTCACGAGAACAGGTGACCTCCAGTCCAACACCCGCAACATCTATTACTACCAAATTTTCTCTGATGTTTACGATAAGCCCTGAGATGAACCTGATCATGCCTTAACACTTGCCTTCGGCAAGGCGCTGAACCTTGAAGATTGAGATCCCAGCTATCGCTACGGCTAAGGCATCGGCCGTATCATCTGGCTTAGGCACGGACTCCAACGACAGTATGCAGCGCACCATCTCCTGGACCTGCGACTTGCTCGCCTTACCGTAACCGCATACGGCCATCTTTACCTCTGATGGGGTAAGCTCGACTACCGGTAGCCCTTCTTGTGCTGCCACGAGCAATATGACACCCCTCGCCTGCCAGACGTTTTCTGCGGTAGTCAAATTTTGCCCGAAAAAGAGCCTTTCCATGGCCAAGACGTCAGGCCTGATCGTTTTCACACGATTTTTTAACTCCTCGTAGATGAGACTCAAACGATCTTGAACCATTAAATGGGAGTCCGTGTCGATACAACCGTAGTTTACGCTTGACAATGTGCTCCCTCTTTCTTCGACGAAGCCAAAGCCCACCCGACCGATGCCTGGATCAATGCCAAGGCACAGCATAAGCTTTAAGCGCTCTCCAGCTGATCAAATATTTCATCGGGTATATCGAAGTTGGCGTATACGTTTTGGACATCATCGTGATCCTCGAGGGCATCAAGAAGCTTTAACAGCTTAGAGGCATCGTTTATATCGGTGACCGAAACTGTGTTCTTCGGTATCATCGTTATCTCGCAGCGATCGATCGGGTAACCCTTTTGAGATAAAAATTCGCTGACCTCGTTCAAGGCAGTGGGATCGGTATATACTATAAACGAAGAATCTTCCTTAACCACATCTGAGGCGCCCGCCTCAGCTGCCGTCATAAGAAGTTCATCTTCATCGACATTGGAGGATATGTAGATCGCCCCTCGCTTCTCGAAGACCCAGGAAACGCAGCCGGCCTCTCCCAACGATCCGCCATGCCTTGTGAAGATATAACGCATGTCCGAGGCTGTGCGATTGCGATTATCCGTCATGGCCTCGACCAGTATGGCAACACCGCCCGGACCATAGCCTTCATATATAACCTGTTCGTAGGAAGCGCCCTCTATCTCGCCCGTTCCTCGCTTGATGGCCCTTTGGATGTTCTCCATGGGCACATTGGCCTCCTTGGCCTTTTCTATGGCGTTTTTAAGAGCAACGTTGGCAGAGGGGTCTCCCCCTCCTTCCCTTGCGGCCGTGATGATGGCCTTCACCAACTTTTGAAACAACTTTCCTCGTTTGGAATCCTGTGCAGCCTTTCTGTACTTTATGTTAGCCCATTTAGAATGTCCTGACATGTAATTATCACCCCTTAGCGGAAAACTTCGCATTAAATTTTGCAAATGGGAGGCATCTTGCGCTTATGCTCGCTTTTCCTTCTGGCTCTTTCGACGATCTCTCTTACCCTTTCATCCCCTTCCCCCGTGACCAAATATCGATCGATCTCATCGTAGGTGGCACCCAGCTCTCCTTCGTCTGTCTGTCCGGGCCACAACCCTGCAGAGGGGGGCCGACTTATTATAGGCGCTGGAACGCCAAGATGGCCAGCAAGCAACCTAACTTCGCCCTTCAGAAGATCGCCCATGGGAAGCAGATCGACACCGCTGTCTCCGTGTTTCGTAAAATACCCAAGTTCTAGCTCATCCCTATTACTGGCACCACAGACCAAAAAGTGGCAATTTTGCGCAAAGAAGTACAGCGTCGTCATTCTAAGTCTTGGTTTAATGTTAGCCATCGCTAAAGCGTTCATACTACCTCTTTCAAGGGGCATGGCGTCCAAGAGTGCTCGATAGGCAGGAGTCAAGTCTACCTGCTGCACCGGGACAAAGCAACTTTTGGCCAACATAAGAGCTAAATCGGCATCTTCGGGCTGACTTTCACATGGCATTATCACGCCTAATATGTTATTATATCCCAACGCCTCCTTGGCCAATAAGGCCAGAACGGAGGAGTCCAAACCGCCGCTCAACCCGAATACCGCTCCCCTTGCGCCGGCCTCTTTCACCCTATCCCTGATCCATGCGACTATGCGTTCTTTTAGGTAAACAGGGTCCCTGTAAATGCCGTTCAAGTTTGCACCTCCCGGTTAAGTTCATACTTGATATTAGCCTAATATTGATATAGATTTTAACATAATCCTTTGGAATAACCGGCAATTTTATATGGGCTCCCGAAGAGAGCCGAGAAAGAAAGGAAGTTTTCCATGCCCTTTGGAGTCATCTTCGACGGATACGTCGATGAACCTGCGTGTCTAGGAGTGCCCCCATACGTTTCTCCTTACGTTCGATATTGCGCGGGCGTTCTGAGGTACTTCAATTACAATATCGCTTACTACACCTGCGATCAGTGGAGAGAGGATCGCAATGCAGTAGAAGACGATTTGGCAAAGGCAGATATAATCGCAATAATAGCAGGCCTTACCGTACCTGGTCGCTACAGGGGCGGTTCTCCCCTTCTTTTGAGCGAGCTTCAAAATATAGCGGCCTTAAAAAGGAAGGGGTTAATTTTCTTGGGCGGCCCAATAGTTGCCGGATATGCATTGCAGGGCGGAAGAAATGCATTAAAGCTGGATTTAGAGGACATCGATTGCCTGGTCACAGGGGATATAGAGGAAGTCTTATTTAGCTACCTTTCCAAGGGAGAAATTGTGCCCCATTTGAAAAGGCACGGCTACGACGGCGTAGACCTTTGGAGCAAGCTTGGCAGCGCAGTGGTAAGGCTTCACCCCTGGTATCCTTGGATAATGGCGGAAATGGAGCTATCTAGAGGCTGTGATCGCATAGGAACGCGCTGCTCTTTTTGTACCGAGGGAAGATTTGGCATATTCGAGGAAAGGTCGACGGAAGGCGTCTTAGAGGAAATGGAATCGCTATATAGGGCAGGAGTAAGGGCCTTCAGGTTTGGCAGATGCTCCAACATACTTACTTATCACGGCATAGCATCACATAAGGGAAGAATACCCAACCCCCTTGCCCTTGAGGAGCTTTACAAGGGTTCAAGGCAGGTTTGTCCTAACTTAAGCGTGCTTCATACCGATAACGCAAACCCAAAGACAATAGCAGACTTCCCAGATCAATCAGTCGAGGCCATAGGCGTCATATCCAAATACGACACTGAAGGAGACATCCTTTCGTTCGGCATCGAAAACTTGGACCCCTTCGTAAGGAAGATCAATAATTTGAAGGTCGACTTCGACGAGGCCATCCTTGCCGTAAGGTTGGTGAACGAAGTTGGCGGATGGAGGCCCACCCCTAGAAGTCTTCCGAAGGTCTTGCCTGGCCTTAATTTTCTGGTTGGCCTTGCCGGAGACACTGACAAGGCACTGGAAGTGAATTCCGCCTTTTTGAGGCAGATCTTGGACGAAGGCCTGGCCGTTCGGAGAATAAATATAAGAAAGCCCATGGTATTCGATGGAACTTTATTAAAAGATTTACTGCCCACATATCCAAATAAGGTGAAAGAAAGCCGTTACAAAAAGTGGAAAGAATGGGTGCGAGACGAAATAGATCGGGCATTTCTGCAGCGCGTTGCCCCAGTGGGGTGTATATTAGAAAATGTGCGAGTGGAGGAAAAATCCGGCAAGCTTTCATTCGGACGACAATTGGCCACCTATCCGCTTTTGGTTGGGATCGTCGACGAAACATTGAGGCTTGGGGACATTACAACGATCTCTATCGTCGATTACGGCAGGCGATCCGTCACGGGGATACCCTTTCCTTTGGATATAAACAATTGCCCCGCAAGTTCGTTAATGGCCATACCCGGCATAGGAAAAGCAAGGGCAATGCGAATAATGCAAGGGAGGCCTTATTTCTCGATAGGAGAATTAAAGGAAGCCCTCGATGACGAAAGCCTCATCGATGAATTAGCGCCTTTCCTGTCGATAGATCATACAGCCCATTCCCAATAGGGCGCTTTGCATGAGGTTTCCTTGTGGCCTTCACGCCAGGCTGAAATGCCACACTTGCCGTCAAAAAAGGAGTAAGCGCAGGCTGCCTTTATGCCCAATTCCGACGATATGCTGCTTAGGCTTAAGTTTAACTTAAAGGCCTCGTCCTCTCGATCAAGCAGACATGAAAGCAGAAGTAACTCTGCATGCATACTGTAAAATTTATATCTGATCGAAGGATCGCAAAATGCTTTCTTTGATACAAAAAGGATTCTCCTTCCCAAGAGGTCAAAAAGATGAAAGTCGAATCCCTCCTTTTTTAAATTTCCCGAATCGTCGCATAGAAATAGTTTCGCCGTTTCGTCTTCGTCAATCACACCCCCGGCGACATGACATATGTTTTGCAGGGCAAAATCAGGCACCTGAGGACGCAATACATCTTTCCCCATAGGGGGCAGAAGGAGCAAATTTATCGCCCTAACATCCATCTTACAGAGCTCTTCGACAGATAGCGTTGTTAATGCTACACTTAAAGCGTTTCTCATCATCTCGCATCACCCTTTCAAAGGAGGCATAGCTAACATGGAAACCGAAGAGATCGCGAGGTTCAGCGTTTCCATACCGAAGTCCCTTTTAGACGAGTTCGATAAATGGCTTCGCAGTCACGGAATGGTAAATCGCTCCGAGGCCTTAAGACAAGTGATGAGATCCTTTATAGCCCAATCCAAGTGGGAATTTCAGGAAGGGATGGTTTGTGGAACCGTCACGATCATATACGACCACCACAGACACGATGCGGTATCGGAGATTACGAACATACAGCACAAATACGGCGACATAATAGTCTGCACGACGCACGTCCATATAGACCACTCGAACTGCCTAGAGGCAATCATACTGTTGGGCGAAATAGACATGATAAAAAAATTTCTGGTCGATCTGAACTCCTTAAAGGGCATAAAGGAAATAAGGACTTCTATGGTAAACATATAAATTACAATCGACGGACAGGATGCAAGGCTATCCTGTCCGTCGATCTGTTTTATTACAAGTTGCCTATGGTGGCTACGATTACAGCTTTGATCGTGTGCAGTCTGTTTTCGGCTTCCTCAAAGACTTTGGACTGGGCCGATTCAAAGACCTCTTCAGTGACCTCGTTACCCTTGACGGCCGGCAAGCAATGTAAAAATATGGCCTCTTTGTCAGCAAGATCCATTAAAGTCCTGTTTACCTGATAGGGTTTGAGCAGTTTTATGCGCTCTGCGAGCTTCTCTTCTTCGCCCATGGAAGCCCACACATCGGTGTAGACCGCTTGTGCTCCCCTTACCGCCTCATGGGGATCATCAATGACCTCTATGATGGCTCCGTGCCTTGCACCCTCAGCTCTGCACTCATCAAGCAATTCCTGGCTCGGATATAACTCCTTCGGTGCGGCTATGACGTAATGCATGCCCAGCTTGGATGATATGACCATGAGGGAGTTGGCCACGTTGTTTCTTCCGTCACCTACGTAAACAAGCTTAAGCCCTTTCACGTCTCCAAAACATTCCTGCATTGTCATAACGTCAGCCAGTGCCTGGGTGGGATGATAGCTATCGGTAAGGCCATTCCAAACGGGTACCCCGGCATACATGGCAAGCTCTTCCACTACCGACTGCTTGAAACCCCTAAACTGTATGCCATCGAACATCCTGCCCAATACCCTAGCGGTATCCTTGACGTCTTCCTTATGCCCGAGCTGAATGTCGCTTTTGCCCAGGTATTCGGCATGCCCACCCTCATCTAGGCAGGCAACCGTAAAGGCACATCTGGTGCGCGTCGAGGGCTTTTCAAATATCAAGGCAATGTTTTTACCGGCCAGCAAGTTGCCCCTGATTCCGGCTCTCTTCTTTGCCTTCAACGCAACTGCCAAGTTCAAGAGATACCTTATCTCTTCGGGCTTGTAATCCTTCAACCATAACAAATGGCGTCCACGTAAATTAACCGGCATCTTTCACTACTCCCCTCACATTTAATCTCGAAGCAGCGGCATGGACATGCATCTGGGGCCTCCCCTGCCACGTCCAAGCTCCGCTCCCTTGATCTCGTATACCTTTATGCCGTTTGCCCTCAGCTCCTGGTTCGTGATTGTATTTCTCCTATAGGTTACGACCACTCCGGGGGCTATGGCAAAAGTATTCGTTCCATCGTTCCATTGTTCCCTGGCAGCAGCGACAGGATCTCCGCCGCCTGTCTCGACGAAGGTTATGTCGTCAAGCTCTAAGTTGCGCTTCATCGTTTCAACCAAGTCATTCGACTCCTCTATGCTTGCAACCGTTCCATCCTCATCGTAAGCGATCTCCCAGATGCGAACGTTCTTTCTTATGCCGGGATAAACAACGAAACAACTTCTATCCACCATGGTAAAGACAGTATCGAGATGCATATAGACGCGCTTCTTGGGAATATCCACAGCCAGGACCTTTTTTATGCCCAACTCCCTGGCAAGTTTCCGCCCTACTACCTGTATAGCTCCGGCCGTAGTCCTCTGGCTTATGCCAATAGCCACGACATCTTCGGACAGCACTAAAATGTCGCCGCCTTCTATGAAGTAGGGATGCACGTTTGTAATTTCTTCACCATATATTATCTTGAGTCCCGCAAAATACGGGTGATGGTCGAATATATATTTCGCGTATAGAGGTTCCTTGCGGCGGGCGTCGAAGCGCATCACGCTTATGATTACCCCGTCTTTCACGAAGGAAAAGGGATCCCTTTGAAATAGGATGTTAGGAATGGGCTTTATCAGGAAATCGGTATCGTCTGAAGCAAGCATGCATAGGCTTTTTACATTGCCGGCGATCTCTCTGGCCTCAGAAACGGTCATGCCGGCGACAAGAATCTCCGAAAGGTCAGCGGGAGGCATCTCAAACAAGGCACCCATCAAGGCCTCCTTCAGCTGATGATCCAAGGCCTCCAACGCCAAGGCCTCTGATAATAAGTCACGTCGAACCTCTTCGTCCTTGAGCACGTGTGCCAGACAATTGCGAAAATATACTACCTCTATGCCGTTATCCCTGAGGAGGTCAGCAAAGGCATCGTGTTCCTTTTGGGCCTCCTCGACCCAAAGGATATCATCGAAGAGCAGTTCATCCTTGTTGTCAATTGTCAAGCGCAACAGTTCTAACCCCGGCCTGTGGAGAAGTACCCTTCTAAGCTTGCCAATCTCCGAACCCACGTACAGTCCCCTGTCGCTATCGTCCATTTCCTTCACCACCGTCGTCGTGGATGTTATAAATCTTTTAATAAACAAAACCTATCCACGAGTTTACCACATTTATTGGCAGCTTAAAAGGGTACCCCCACGATCTTTGTCGCTACGCCCTTGAAGTCACTCACCCTTAACGCTTTCGCGAATTGAGTCTATAGATACGTAATTTTTATTATCGGTCGTAACCAGGCTGCCGCGCCTTATTTCCATGGTAGTAATCTTTTTGGGCTTAAAATAGTTGGACAGATATTCAAAGGCCTTCCATGGATCCGCCTTATCGCCACATGTGAAGAGGTCAATGGCAGCGTAACCAAATTCTGGCCAGGTATGGATCGCCAAGTGCGATTCCGATATGATCACTACACCACTAACCCCGTAAGGTTCAAACTTTCTAAACGCCACGTCCACTACGGTTGCACCGGTACGTTCCGCTGCCTCGATCATAGCGCTTTGAATTCCCCTCAAATCGTCGAGTACATCATATTCGCAATCATACGCTTCCATTAAAATATGTTTTCCGAGTGCTTGATTATTGGTCAACGCTGTCACCTCCCAACATAATTAAAACCTCTCGCACAATTTTGG is a window from the Acetomicrobium flavidum genome containing:
- the ruvB gene encoding Holliday junction branch migration DNA helicase RuvB — encoded protein: MKKSSARLVSEQPLSMEEDVFIRPQRLNEFVGQAKVVNKLSIFIKAAKARDEPLDHSLFCGPPGLGKTTLAGVIAREMGGELKTTTGPAISRTGDLAAILSSLKLKDVLFIDEIHRLSPHVEEVLYSAMEDFSLNIIIGKGPMARSIRLTLPKFTLIGATTKPTLLSAPLRGRFGIVEQLDYYSVDELANIVLRGASVLSVTIDEEAVVEIARRSRGTPRVALRLLRRVRDVADARKMKVINLQIAKYALDLLGIDENGIDEQERKLLSVLIELFGGGPVGLSTLAAAMSEEERTVEEIYEPFLLRNGLIERTKVGRVATKKAYDLLGIERVKAFPEKDENLTLF
- the ruvA gene encoding Holliday junction branch migration protein RuvA, whose product is MIRFISGLIVNIRENLVVIDVAGVGLEVTCSREALSLCRVGDKVTLPVYLHISESGPLLFGFGDYSEREFFLMLKNVKGMGARTAISILRWLSAPELVKIIQDQNPERLERVPGIGHKTAERICFELKDKVKKVFAGETDLPEANDKLQVIRLALKELNFSDGEINKAIGILEKSQDIACQSEEKLLQQALRALIG
- the ruvC gene encoding crossover junction endodeoxyribonuclease RuvC, with protein sequence MLCLGIDPGIGRVGFGFVEERGSTLSSVNYGCIDTDSHLMVQDRLSLIYEELKNRVKTIRPDVLAMERLFFGQNLTTAENVWQARGVILLVAAQEGLPVVELTPSEVKMAVCGYGKASKSQVQEMVRCILSLESVPKPDDTADALAVAIAGISIFKVQRLAEGKC
- a CDS encoding YebC/PmpR family DNA-binding transcriptional regulator, encoding MSGHSKWANIKYRKAAQDSKRGKLFQKLVKAIITAAREGGGDPSANVALKNAIEKAKEANVPMENIQRAIKRGTGEIEGASYEQVIYEGYGPGGVAILVEAMTDNRNRTASDMRYIFTRHGGSLGEAGCVSWVFEKRGAIYISSNVDEDELLMTAAEAGASDVVKEDSSFIVYTDPTALNEVSEFLSQKGYPIDRCEITMIPKNTVSVTDINDASKLLKLLDALEDHDDVQNVYANFDIPDEIFDQLESA
- the nadE gene encoding NAD(+) synthase, which gives rise to MNGIYRDPVYLKERIVAWIRDRVKEAGARGAVFGLSGGLDSSVLALLAKEALGYNNILGVIMPCESQPEDADLALMLAKSCFVPVQQVDLTPAYRALLDAMPLERGSMNALAMANIKPRLRMTTLYFFAQNCHFLVCGASNRDELELGYFTKHGDSGVDLLPMGDLLKGEVRLLAGHLGVPAPIISRPPSAGLWPGQTDEGELGATYDEIDRYLVTGEGDERVREIVERARRKSEHKRKMPPICKI
- a CDS encoding radical SAM protein; its protein translation is MPFGVIFDGYVDEPACLGVPPYVSPYVRYCAGVLRYFNYNIAYYTCDQWREDRNAVEDDLAKADIIAIIAGLTVPGRYRGGSPLLLSELQNIAALKRKGLIFLGGPIVAGYALQGGRNALKLDLEDIDCLVTGDIEEVLFSYLSKGEIVPHLKRHGYDGVDLWSKLGSAVVRLHPWYPWIMAEMELSRGCDRIGTRCSFCTEGRFGIFEERSTEGVLEEMESLYRAGVRAFRFGRCSNILTYHGIASHKGRIPNPLALEELYKGSRQVCPNLSVLHTDNANPKTIADFPDQSVEAIGVISKYDTEGDILSFGIENLDPFVRKINNLKVDFDEAILAVRLVNEVGGWRPTPRSLPKVLPGLNFLVGLAGDTDKALEVNSAFLRQILDEGLAVRRINIRKPMVFDGTLLKDLLPTYPNKVKESRYKKWKEWVRDEIDRAFLQRVAPVGCILENVRVEEKSGKLSFGRQLATYPLLVGIVDETLRLGDITTISIVDYGRRSVTGIPFPLDINNCPASSLMAIPGIGKARAMRIMQGRPYFSIGELKEALDDESLIDELAPFLSIDHTAHSQ
- the nikR gene encoding nickel-responsive transcriptional regulator NikR, whose protein sequence is METEEIARFSVSIPKSLLDEFDKWLRSHGMVNRSEALRQVMRSFIAQSKWEFQEGMVCGTVTIIYDHHRHDAVSEITNIQHKYGDIIVCTTHVHIDHSNCLEAIILLGEIDMIKKFLVDLNSLKGIKEIRTSMVNI
- the argF gene encoding ornithine carbamoyltransferase translates to MPVNLRGRHLLWLKDYKPEEIRYLLNLAVALKAKKRAGIRGNLLAGKNIALIFEKPSTRTRCAFTVACLDEGGHAEYLGKSDIQLGHKEDVKDTARVLGRMFDGIQFRGFKQSVVEELAMYAGVPVWNGLTDSYHPTQALADVMTMQECFGDVKGLKLVYVGDGRNNVANSLMVISSKLGMHYVIAAPKELYPSQELLDECRAEGARHGAIIEVIDDPHEAVRGAQAVYTDVWASMGEEEKLAERIKLLKPYQVNRTLMDLADKEAIFLHCLPAVKGNEVTEEVFESAQSKVFEEAENRLHTIKAVIVATIGNL
- a CDS encoding arginine deiminase; this translates as MDDSDRGLYVGSEIGKLRRVLLHRPGLELLRLTIDNKDELLFDDILWVEEAQKEHDAFADLLRDNGIEVVYFRNCLAHVLKDEEVRRDLLSEALALEALDHQLKEALMGALFEMPPADLSEILVAGMTVSEAREIAGNVKSLCMLASDDTDFLIKPIPNILFQRDPFSFVKDGVIISVMRFDARRKEPLYAKYIFDHHPYFAGLKIIYGEEITNVHPYFIEGGDILVLSEDVVAIGISQRTTAGAIQVVGRKLARELGIKKVLAVDIPKKRVYMHLDTVFTMVDRSCFVVYPGIRKNVRIWEIAYDEDGTVASIEESNDLVETMKRNLELDDITFVETGGGDPVAAAREQWNDGTNTFAIAPGVVVTYRRNTITNQELRANGIKVYEIKGAELGRGRGGPRCMSMPLLRD
- the speD gene encoding adenosylmethionine decarboxylase, which codes for MTNNQALGKHILMEAYDCEYDVLDDLRGIQSAMIEAAERTGATVVDVAFRKFEPYGVSGVVIISESHLAIHTWPEFGYAAIDLFTCGDKADPWKAFEYLSNYFKPKKITTMEIRRGSLVTTDNKNYVSIDSIRESVKGE